A window of the Microvirga terrae genome harbors these coding sequences:
- a CDS encoding ABC transporter substrate-binding protein encodes MKNDVNRRTLLKSALALGGAAAVGAPGLSWAQGEGGRLRCTWWGSPDRARRTTEVGKLFQERTGIEIAGEPVGADYWAKIGTQMAGRNIADVFQLEPSSLADYAGRGAAKPMDEFVGKQLDISSFGDKMVDLCRANGKIYGVALGLNSFSLFYDQTVFEKAGIKPPTHETTWKEFADMAVDVTKAVGRPDYWGAPYGARYHYVFDVWLRQRGKRLYTEDAKLGCTVDDAKEWFAYWEDLRKRNGCVPADVQTLDQNQIERNSLALGKSAMGLTYSNQLIGYQLLTKNKLGITMVPQAGGGAKSGHYYRPALIWSIGSTTKQADKAAAFISFFVNDVEAGKILGVERGVPMSPKVREAILPSLNEVERATVDYVNLLADKVSDYPPPVPIGAVEFDNNVMRKVADQVAFGQMSIADAAQRIVEDGNAVLRKVN; translated from the coding sequence ATGAAGAATGATGTCAATCGTCGTACGTTGTTGAAATCCGCCCTCGCGCTCGGCGGCGCTGCTGCCGTCGGCGCGCCGGGCCTGAGCTGGGCGCAGGGCGAAGGCGGCCGGCTGCGCTGCACCTGGTGGGGATCGCCGGACCGCGCGCGGCGCACAACGGAGGTGGGCAAGCTGTTCCAGGAGCGCACCGGGATCGAGATCGCGGGCGAGCCCGTCGGGGCCGATTACTGGGCCAAGATCGGCACCCAGATGGCGGGCCGCAACATCGCGGACGTGTTCCAGCTCGAGCCGAGCAGCCTCGCCGACTATGCCGGGCGCGGCGCCGCCAAGCCCATGGACGAGTTCGTCGGCAAGCAGCTCGACATCTCGAGCTTCGGCGACAAGATGGTCGATCTGTGCCGGGCCAACGGCAAGATCTACGGCGTGGCGCTCGGCCTCAACTCGTTCTCGCTCTTCTACGACCAGACGGTGTTCGAGAAGGCCGGCATCAAGCCGCCGACCCACGAGACCACCTGGAAGGAATTCGCCGACATGGCGGTCGACGTCACCAAGGCGGTGGGCCGGCCGGACTATTGGGGCGCGCCCTACGGGGCCCGCTATCACTACGTGTTCGACGTGTGGCTGCGCCAGCGCGGCAAGCGCCTCTACACGGAAGACGCCAAGCTCGGTTGCACGGTCGACGACGCGAAGGAGTGGTTCGCCTATTGGGAGGACCTGCGCAAGCGCAACGGCTGCGTACCGGCCGACGTGCAGACCCTCGACCAGAACCAGATCGAGCGCAACTCGCTGGCGCTCGGCAAGTCGGCCATGGGCCTCACCTATTCGAACCAGCTCATCGGCTACCAGCTCCTGACCAAGAACAAGCTCGGGATCACCATGGTGCCGCAGGCGGGCGGAGGCGCGAAATCCGGCCACTACTACCGGCCGGCGCTGATCTGGAGCATCGGCTCGACGACCAAGCAGGCCGACAAGGCCGCGGCCTTCATCAGCTTCTTCGTCAACGATGTCGAGGCCGGCAAGATTCTCGGCGTCGAGCGCGGCGTGCCCATGTCGCCGAAGGTGCGCGAGGCGATCCTGCCGAGCCTGAACGAGGTCGAGCGCGCCACCGTCGACTACGTCAACCTCCTGGCCGACAAGGTGAGCGACTACCCGCCGCCCGTCCCGATCGGCGCCGTCGAGTTCGACAACAACGTCATGCGCAAGGTCGCCGACCAAGTGGCCTTCGGCCAGATGTCGATCGCGGACGCGGCCCAGCGCATCGTCGAGGACGGCAACGCCGTGCTGCGCAAGGTGAACTGA
- a CDS encoding dipeptide ABC transporter ATP-binding protein: protein MTSAISIRPTAADVANVPVLEISDLAVGYRGPEGFQRVVHEVSLRVRPGEVVALVGESGSGKTTTAQAVIGLLAENGRLEGGAIRLNGTDIAGWSQKRLDTIRGQKISLIPQDPTSSLNPVKTIGAQVAEVLEIHRQGSRAEIDARVIELLARVGLSQPELRAKQYPHELSGGMRQRVLIAIAIALRPALIIADEPTSALDVTVQKRILDLIDELRREYGTAVLLVTHDLGVAADRANHIVVLKGGRIQEQGPTAEVLAAPRSEYTRKLLADAPSLGKTRSVARSKPVHIGARRDAIVVENLVQDFAIGGREVFRALAGVSFRVRRGTTHAIVGESGSGKTTTARSIVGFQKPSAGRILVDGIDVTSLRGENLRRFRKTIQLVYQNPFASLDPRQTIFQIVEEPLLNFDPGPREDRARKVEAILERVGLPPSVLTRRPHALSGGQRQRVAIARALVLDPQVLVLDEAVSALDVTVQAQILSLLDELQQALGLTYLFISHDLAVVRQISDTVSVLHNGRLVDGGAVEDVFQRPGSAYTRELIEAIPGQRNPGPHSFS from the coding sequence ATGACGAGCGCCATCTCCATCAGGCCCACGGCCGCGGACGTCGCGAACGTGCCGGTTCTCGAGATCAGCGATCTCGCGGTCGGCTATCGCGGCCCCGAGGGCTTCCAGCGCGTCGTCCACGAGGTGTCGCTGCGCGTTCGCCCCGGCGAGGTCGTGGCGCTCGTCGGTGAATCGGGATCCGGCAAGACCACCACGGCGCAGGCGGTGATCGGGCTCCTGGCCGAGAACGGCCGCCTGGAAGGCGGCGCGATCCGGCTCAACGGAACCGACATCGCGGGCTGGTCGCAGAAGCGGCTCGACACCATCCGCGGCCAGAAGATCAGCCTGATCCCGCAGGATCCGACGAGCTCGCTCAATCCCGTCAAGACCATCGGGGCTCAGGTAGCCGAGGTGCTGGAGATCCACCGGCAGGGAAGCCGGGCCGAGATCGACGCTCGGGTGATCGAGCTTCTGGCGCGGGTCGGCCTGTCCCAGCCCGAGCTGCGCGCGAAGCAGTATCCGCACGAACTCTCGGGCGGGATGCGCCAGCGCGTGCTGATCGCCATCGCGATTGCCCTGCGTCCGGCGCTCATCATCGCCGACGAGCCCACCAGCGCCCTCGACGTGACGGTGCAGAAGCGCATCCTCGACCTGATCGACGAGCTGCGCCGGGAATACGGCACGGCGGTCCTCCTGGTGACGCACGACCTGGGCGTGGCGGCCGACCGGGCGAACCACATCGTCGTGCTCAAGGGCGGGCGCATCCAGGAGCAGGGCCCGACCGCCGAAGTGCTCGCCGCGCCGCGCAGCGAGTATACGCGCAAGCTCCTGGCCGACGCGCCCTCGCTCGGCAAGACGCGTTCGGTCGCCCGGTCGAAGCCCGTGCATATCGGGGCGCGCCGGGATGCCATCGTGGTCGAGAACCTCGTGCAGGACTTCGCCATCGGCGGCCGAGAGGTTTTCCGTGCGCTGGCCGGCGTGTCCTTCAGGGTCAGGCGGGGCACGACGCACGCCATCGTGGGCGAGTCCGGCTCGGGCAAGACGACGACCGCGCGCAGCATCGTGGGCTTCCAGAAGCCGAGTGCGGGCCGCATCCTGGTGGACGGGATCGATGTGACGTCCCTGCGCGGGGAGAACCTGCGCCGCTTCCGCAAGACGATCCAGCTCGTCTACCAGAACCCGTTCGCGTCCCTCGATCCGCGGCAGACGATCTTCCAGATCGTCGAGGAGCCGCTCCTGAACTTCGACCCCGGGCCGCGCGAGGACAGGGCACGCAAGGTCGAGGCCATCCTCGAGCGCGTCGGCCTGCCGCCGTCGGTCCTGACGCGCCGGCCCCATGCGCTCTCGGGCGGGCAGCGGCAGCGCGTCGCCATCGCGCGCGCCCTGGTGCTCGACCCGCAGGTGCTGGTGCTCGACGAGGCGGTGTCGGCCCTCGACGTGACCGTGCAGGCGCAGATCCTGTCGCTCCTCGACGAGCTGCAGCAGGCGCTCGGGCTGACCTACCTTTTCATCTCCCACGATCTCGCGGTGGTCCGCCAGATCTCCGACACGGTCTCGGTCCTGCACAACGGCCGCCTGGTCGATGGCGGTGCGGTCGAGGACGTGTTCCAGCGCCCGGGCAGCGCCTACACGCGCGAGCTCATCGAGGCGATCCCCGGCCAGCGCAATCCCGGCCCGCACTCATTCTCTTAG
- a CDS encoding putative FMN-dependent luciferase-like monooxygenase, with translation MTASSKRKRLGFFTRLLDDASAGERYRLAAEQIIHAERNGFDSAWVAQHHFHAAEGGLPAPLVFLSHVAARTSTIRLGTGIITLPLENPIRVAEDAVVLDLLSGGRLEIGVGTGGTPSSFTAFGLESASRSEIYDRHLAVLRNAWTGGSLEGGDSLYPVAPDLDDRVWQATFSAGGGIRAGKAGDGLMLSRTQPRPKDAPHATLPDLQHPIIDAYLEALPDGREPRIVASRSLFVADSREEALRLAEKGLRRVVADFAAKGHVIPGDSLADILTALDTHVGTPEDVLESLSRDTTLPRVTDLVFQVHSVDPPHEDILRSIELIASDVAPALGWQSPLSKPEKRVALVR, from the coding sequence ATGACAGCATCCTCGAAGCGCAAGAGGCTCGGGTTCTTCACCCGGCTTCTCGACGACGCGAGCGCCGGCGAGCGCTACCGCCTCGCGGCCGAGCAGATCATCCATGCGGAGCGCAACGGGTTCGATTCCGCCTGGGTGGCGCAGCACCATTTCCACGCCGCGGAGGGCGGGCTTCCGGCCCCGCTGGTGTTCCTGTCCCACGTGGCGGCGCGCACCTCGACGATCCGCCTCGGCACGGGCATCATCACCCTGCCGCTCGAGAACCCGATCCGGGTCGCCGAGGACGCGGTGGTGCTCGACCTCCTGTCCGGCGGACGCCTCGAAATCGGCGTCGGCACGGGCGGCACCCCGTCGTCCTTCACGGCCTTCGGGCTCGAGAGCGCGAGCCGGTCGGAGATCTACGACCGGCACCTCGCGGTGCTGCGCAACGCCTGGACGGGCGGGAGCCTCGAGGGCGGGGATTCGCTCTATCCGGTGGCGCCCGATCTCGACGACCGGGTCTGGCAGGCGACCTTCTCGGCCGGCGGCGGCATCCGGGCGGGCAAGGCCGGGGACGGGCTCATGCTGTCGCGCACGCAGCCCCGGCCGAAGGACGCGCCGCACGCCACGCTGCCCGATCTCCAGCATCCGATCATCGACGCCTATCTCGAGGCGCTGCCCGACGGCCGCGAGCCGCGCATCGTGGCGTCGCGCTCGCTCTTCGTGGCCGACAGCCGCGAGGAGGCCCTGCGCCTCGCCGAGAAGGGGCTGCGCCGCGTGGTGGCCGACTTCGCCGCCAAGGGGCACGTGATCCCGGGCGACAGCCTCGCCGACATCCTCACGGCCCTCGACACCCATGTGGGCACCCCCGAGGACGTGCTCGAATCGTTGAGCCGCGACACCACCCTGCCGCGGGTGACCGACCTGGTGTTCCAGGTCCATTCGGTCGATCCGCCGCACGAGGACATCCTGCGCTCGATCGAGCTGATCGCCAGCGACGTGGCGCCGGCGCTGGGCTGGCAATCGCCTTTGTCGAAGCCCGAGAAGCGCGTCGCCCTGGTGCGCTGA
- a CDS encoding alpha/beta hydrolase — MAQTVTVYFATNRMPLTEGSPDNIVGFGSELGPIDGTAVRFGSAQASVTTTGSRFVPGSLYVAPEQLIGPVIRRGSRDIFEKLRQDMQEGGRPTLVVIHGFSNTFQEAIERAASILTFYGIDANVFAFSWPSIGTLLPTPLPYTDYFHDRGTARASGVAIARTMRILYDFIDSLPRRDLCRQPLHLICHSMGNYAFRYAVQALMLVPQGEPREYVRTVDAPATDIEERPLPALVALPTEAPDPNRLRRTFDQIVLAAADEDEDAFDDPKELRYLPRLGSRVTVYHTQKDWILSTLSSVTKFNGPRLGVDGPDNMAMISDKVTAVDVSDAIDPGHDFQSHQYYRLFPAVRDDIVAVLAGERQDTIANRERTDTQRYRLKAPSRTTRRRGR; from the coding sequence ATGGCGCAGACCGTGACGGTGTATTTCGCGACCAACCGCATGCCGCTCACCGAGGGGAGCCCCGACAACATCGTCGGTTTCGGCTCGGAGCTCGGGCCCATCGACGGCACGGCGGTGCGGTTCGGCAGCGCGCAGGCGAGCGTTACGACGACGGGATCGCGCTTCGTGCCGGGGTCGCTCTACGTGGCGCCGGAGCAGCTCATCGGGCCGGTGATCCGGCGCGGCAGCCGCGACATCTTCGAGAAGCTGCGGCAGGACATGCAGGAGGGCGGACGGCCGACCCTGGTGGTGATCCACGGCTTCTCGAACACCTTCCAGGAGGCCATCGAGCGCGCCGCGTCGATCCTGACCTTCTACGGCATCGACGCCAACGTGTTCGCGTTCTCGTGGCCGTCCATCGGGACGCTCCTGCCGACGCCCCTGCCCTATACCGACTACTTCCACGACCGCGGCACCGCCCGGGCCTCGGGGGTCGCCATCGCGCGCACCATGCGCATCCTCTACGACTTCATCGATTCCCTGCCGCGCCGGGACCTGTGCCGCCAGCCGCTGCACCTCATCTGCCACAGCATGGGCAATTACGCGTTCCGCTACGCGGTGCAGGCCCTGATGCTGGTGCCCCAGGGCGAGCCGCGCGAATACGTGCGCACGGTCGATGCGCCGGCGACGGACATAGAGGAGCGTCCGCTTCCGGCCCTGGTGGCGCTCCCGACGGAAGCGCCCGATCCCAACCGCCTGCGCCGGACCTTCGACCAGATCGTCCTGGCGGCGGCCGACGAGGACGAGGACGCGTTCGACGATCCCAAGGAGCTGCGCTACCTGCCCCGGCTCGGCAGCCGCGTGACGGTCTACCACACGCAGAAGGACTGGATCCTCTCGACCCTTAGCTCCGTGACCAAGTTCAACGGGCCGCGCCTGGGCGTGGACGGGCCGGACAACATGGCGATGATCAGCGACAAGGTCACGGCAGTGGACGTGAGCGACGCCATCGATCCGGGCCACGATTTCCAGAGCCATCAATATTACCGGCTCTTCCCGGCCGTGCGCGACGACATCGTGGCGGTGCTCGCCGGCGAGCGGCAGGACACCATCGCCAACCGCGAACGCACCGACACCCAGCGCTACCGCCTGAAGGCCCCGTCCCGAACCACGCGGCGGCGGGGGCGGTAG
- a CDS encoding alkylhydroperoxidase domain protein, translated as MTETTLSHPDNREPVAFTQDELGWLPWLEPFPADQLTERHWAGLVDASRAKSPYFLLLARDPDVLQARTKTDKDIFYNTRDGLPRAERELAATATSRSNGCIFCASVHSRFATQYSKRGADIQRLLDEGVEADIDPRWNAIVEASVALTDTPIAFGERQIGALRNAGLDDGEIIDVINGAAFFNWANRLMLSLGEPTPPAAKQ; from the coding sequence ATGACCGAGACAACGCTGTCGCATCCCGACAACCGGGAGCCCGTCGCCTTCACCCAGGACGAGCTCGGCTGGCTGCCGTGGCTCGAGCCGTTCCCGGCCGACCAGCTCACCGAGCGGCACTGGGCCGGGCTCGTGGACGCCTCGCGGGCGAAGTCGCCGTACTTCCTCCTGCTCGCCCGCGATCCGGACGTGCTGCAGGCCCGCACCAAGACCGACAAGGACATCTTCTACAACACGCGCGACGGCCTGCCCCGCGCCGAGCGCGAGCTCGCCGCCACGGCCACGTCCCGCTCCAACGGCTGCATCTTCTGCGCGTCCGTGCATTCGCGCTTCGCCACCCAGTACTCGAAGCGCGGCGCCGACATCCAGCGCCTGCTCGACGAGGGCGTGGAGGCGGACATCGACCCGCGCTGGAACGCCATCGTCGAGGCGTCCGTGGCGTTGACCGATACGCCGATCGCGTTCGGCGAGCGGCAGATCGGGGCCCTGCGCAATGCCGGCCTCGACGACGGCGAGATCATCGACGTGATCAACGGCGCGGCCTTCTTCAACTGGGCCAACCGGCTCATGCTGTCGCTCGGCGAGCCGACCCCGCCGGCGGCGAAGCAATAG
- a CDS encoding CMD domain protein, with the protein MSTTPTDVIDHLAGIRPGSSLDRLRDQRPQARENAQKSYLALFEPEVPGTVTALERYALATFVAGLHRQPHVGDFYAASLQTLGHPRLSEIIDAEIARGAVEGPYGRYPEGPHSVEDKDGPVYRVSADNRESLGARLSAGLEHAHLLVFHPRDANPAALQALLDAGWSTTDIVTLSQLVAFLSFQIRVVAGLRALAGASAVESTDTEYTQIFTGVLASGAV; encoded by the coding sequence ATGAGCACCACCCCGACGGACGTCATCGATCACCTGGCCGGGATCCGGCCGGGATCCAGCCTCGACCGCTTGCGCGATCAGCGGCCGCAGGCGCGCGAGAACGCGCAGAAGAGCTATCTCGCCCTGTTCGAGCCGGAGGTTCCCGGCACCGTCACGGCGCTCGAGCGCTACGCGCTCGCCACCTTCGTGGCCGGGCTCCACCGCCAGCCCCATGTGGGTGATTTCTACGCCGCCTCCCTGCAGACGCTCGGGCATCCGCGGCTCTCCGAGATCATCGACGCGGAGATCGCCCGCGGGGCCGTGGAAGGTCCCTACGGGCGCTATCCGGAAGGCCCGCATTCCGTCGAGGACAAGGACGGGCCGGTCTACCGGGTTTCGGCCGACAACCGGGAGAGCCTGGGCGCGCGCCTGTCGGCCGGCCTGGAGCACGCGCATCTCCTCGTGTTCCACCCGCGCGACGCGAATCCCGCCGCCCTGCAGGCGCTTCTCGATGCCGGCTGGTCGACCACCGACATCGTGACCCTGTCGCAGCTCGTGGCCTTCCTGTCGTTCCAGATCCGCGTCGTGGCGGGCCTGCGGGCGCTCGCGGGCGCGTCGGCGGTCGAGAGCACGGATACGGAATACACGCAGATCTTCACGGGCGTCCTGGCGTCCGGCGCCGTTTGA
- a CDS encoding ABC transporter permease, whose protein sequence is MSRYVIGRIGQAALVLWAAFTVSFILLQALPGDAILIKFLNPELGLGPEQIADIRAAYAADSPLPVQYLHTVANFLTGNFGYSIHAGVPVGDLILANLPQTLWLASLGFLLSVIVAVALAALSALAPFSWLRAFVQSIPALFISTPVFWLGILLIQIFSFQLRLIPVINPGPWQALVLPVLTLAVPISAPLAQILMRNIDHVLTEPFVAVARAKGASHRWVLWKHVAKNAVLPTLTIGGILFGELLAGAVVTEAVFGLNGLGGLTQRSVNDQDIAVLQAIVVFSAAAFVLINLTVDLLYPVFDPRLRVKQGAVA, encoded by the coding sequence ATGTCGCGATACGTGATCGGAAGGATCGGGCAGGCGGCCCTCGTGCTGTGGGCTGCGTTCACCGTCTCCTTCATCCTGCTGCAGGCCCTGCCCGGCGACGCCATCCTGATCAAGTTCCTCAATCCCGAACTCGGCCTCGGGCCTGAGCAGATCGCTGACATCCGGGCCGCCTACGCGGCCGACAGTCCGCTGCCGGTGCAGTATCTCCACACGGTGGCGAATTTCCTCACCGGGAATTTCGGCTACTCGATCCATGCGGGCGTTCCTGTGGGCGATCTGATCCTCGCCAACCTGCCGCAGACCCTGTGGCTGGCGTCGCTCGGCTTTCTCCTGTCGGTCATCGTGGCGGTCGCGCTCGCGGCGCTCTCGGCCCTGGCGCCGTTCTCGTGGCTGCGCGCGTTCGTCCAGTCGATCCCGGCGCTCTTCATCTCCACGCCGGTGTTCTGGCTCGGGATCCTGCTGATCCAGATCTTCTCGTTCCAGCTCAGGCTCATCCCGGTCATCAATCCCGGGCCCTGGCAGGCGCTGGTCCTGCCCGTGCTGACGCTCGCCGTCCCGATCTCGGCGCCGCTCGCCCAGATCCTCATGCGCAACATCGACCACGTGCTCACGGAGCCCTTCGTGGCGGTCGCCCGCGCCAAGGGCGCGTCCCATCGCTGGGTCCTGTGGAAGCACGTGGCGAAGAACGCCGTCCTTCCGACGCTCACCATCGGGGGCATCCTGTTCGGGGAGCTTCTGGCCGGCGCGGTCGTCACCGAGGCGGTGTTCGGCCTCAACGGCCTCGGCGGGCTCACGCAGCGCTCCGTCAACGACCAGGACATCGCGGTGCTCCAGGCGATCGTGGTGTTCTCGGCGGCGGCCTTCGTGCTCATCAATCTCACGGTAGACCTGCTCTACCCCGTCTTCGATCCGCGCCTCAGGGTGAAACAGGGAGCCGTCGCATGA
- a CDS encoding lytic murein transglycosylase, translating into MTRGWHFGIAAVTALVTLAGTAHTANAAQCGNSAAGFEQWKQDFAPEARARGIGPTAISALMDTDYATATIRADRGQKSFRLSLDQFMAKRGANVIVSRGRSLKQSNAALFASLEQRYGVPPGPLIAIWGMETAFGTQRGNQHTLSAVATLAYDCRRSEFFTDQLYAALTLIDRGILASNARGSMHGEIGQTQFMPKNILAYANGGNLDRTADALEATANFLKAHGWRAGAGYQPGEPNFRAIQAWNAASVYQQAIALIGQQIDGGSRRSAER; encoded by the coding sequence ATGACAAGGGGCTGGCACTTTGGGATCGCGGCCGTCACGGCCCTGGTGACGCTCGCCGGAACCGCCCACACGGCCAATGCCGCGCAATGCGGCAATTCCGCAGCCGGCTTCGAGCAGTGGAAGCAGGATTTCGCCCCGGAGGCCCGGGCCCGCGGCATCGGACCGACGGCCATCTCGGCCCTCATGGACACCGATTACGCGACCGCCACGATCCGGGCCGACCGCGGCCAGAAGAGCTTCCGGCTCTCCCTCGACCAGTTCATGGCCAAGCGCGGCGCGAACGTGATCGTGTCGCGCGGGCGCTCGCTCAAGCAATCGAACGCGGCCCTGTTCGCGTCCCTCGAGCAGCGCTACGGCGTGCCGCCGGGACCGCTCATCGCCATCTGGGGCATGGAGACCGCCTTCGGCACCCAGCGCGGCAACCAGCACACGCTCTCGGCCGTGGCGACGCTCGCCTACGATTGCCGCCGGTCGGAGTTCTTCACCGACCAGCTCTATGCGGCGCTCACCCTGATCGACCGCGGCATCCTCGCGAGCAATGCGCGCGGCTCCATGCACGGAGAGATCGGCCAGACCCAGTTCATGCCCAAGAACATCCTGGCCTATGCCAATGGCGGCAACCTCGACCGAACGGCCGACGCCCTGGAGGCGACCGCCAACTTCCTCAAGGCCCATGGCTGGCGGGCCGGCGCGGGTTATCAGCCCGGCGAGCCCAACTTCCGGGCCATCCAGGCCTGGAACGCCGCCTCCGTGTACCAGCAGGCCATCGCGCTGATCGGCCAGCAGATCGACGGCGGAAGCCGCCGGTCGGCGGAGCGCTAG
- a CDS encoding sugar phosphate isomerase/epimerase family protein encodes MTRFRPGLCSVTFRTLAPRTVVRLAAECGIAGIEWGGDVHVPPGQPDFARHVRRLTEDAGLSVISYGSYIAPPSDDEQAFATVLETAQALGAPNIRIWPGSRNRDSATYSPDERAHAAALIRRMARLADAVSVTLGLEYHPNSLTDERASAQRLMAEIDDPNVFLYWQPRPGLPLDEALDEFRAVGSDTSHVHVFAWDREKTRYPLADQRDYWTEILTNAPATRWPGERFAILEFVRDDSPEQFRADAAVFRQVLEEVQLSEEDKARPPGAA; translated from the coding sequence ATGACGAGGTTCCGGCCCGGCCTGTGCTCGGTCACGTTCCGCACGCTTGCGCCGAGGACCGTCGTCAGGCTCGCGGCCGAATGCGGCATCGCGGGGATCGAATGGGGCGGCGACGTGCATGTTCCTCCCGGGCAACCCGACTTCGCGCGCCACGTCCGGCGCCTGACGGAAGATGCCGGCCTCTCGGTGATCTCCTACGGATCCTACATCGCGCCGCCGAGCGACGACGAGCAGGCCTTCGCGACCGTGCTCGAAACCGCGCAGGCGCTCGGCGCTCCCAACATCCGCATCTGGCCCGGATCGCGCAACCGCGATTCCGCCACCTATTCCCCGGACGAGCGCGCCCACGCGGCCGCGCTGATCCGGCGCATGGCGCGGCTCGCCGACGCGGTGTCCGTGACCCTCGGGCTCGAGTACCATCCCAATTCGCTCACCGATGAACGCGCCTCGGCGCAAAGGCTCATGGCGGAGATCGACGACCCGAACGTGTTTCTCTACTGGCAGCCGCGCCCGGGCCTTCCCCTCGACGAGGCGCTCGACGAATTCCGCGCGGTCGGCTCCGACACGTCGCATGTCCATGTCTTCGCCTGGGACCGCGAGAAGACGCGCTATCCGCTGGCGGACCAACGCGATTACTGGACCGAGATTCTGACCAACGCTCCCGCCACACGCTGGCCGGGCGAGCGTTTCGCCATCCTGGAATTCGTCCGGGACGACAGCCCCGAACAGTTCCGGGCCGATGCGGCCGTGTTCCGTCAAGTGTTGGAAGAAGTGCAATTGTCGGAAGAAGACAAGGCGCGCCCGCCTGGCGCCGCCTGA
- a CDS encoding ABC transporter permease, producing MTGLNTIGRSLLRDEADVLDSPSTGASSGAGWLKAVRSIQPGLVLAWFVMAVVVLWALFPQWFTGYNPTVGVARQQLRAPSAEHWLGTDALGRDLLARIIHGAGNSLSGALVAVGVGLLVGTTLGIVAGSARGRIDGAIMRGVDVLLSIPQLLLSLSIVILLGFGIVNAAIAVGITSIASFARLARSEVVRVRASDYVEAAFGSGGTFGRVLLRHILPNSLTSVIAFAALQLGWAILTISTLGFLGYGAPPPTPEWGLLIAEGRNYLARAWWLTTVPGIVVILVVLSANRISQSFGKARP from the coding sequence ATGACCGGCCTGAACACGATCGGACGCAGCCTCCTGCGCGACGAGGCGGATGTCCTCGACAGCCCTTCGACGGGCGCGTCTTCGGGCGCCGGTTGGCTGAAGGCCGTCCGGAGCATCCAGCCCGGCCTCGTCCTGGCCTGGTTCGTCATGGCGGTCGTCGTCCTGTGGGCTCTGTTCCCGCAATGGTTCACTGGCTACAACCCGACCGTCGGCGTGGCCCGCCAGCAGCTTCGCGCGCCGAGCGCCGAGCATTGGCTCGGCACCGACGCGCTGGGCCGCGATCTCCTCGCGCGCATCATCCACGGGGCCGGCAACTCGCTGTCTGGAGCGCTCGTGGCCGTGGGCGTCGGCCTTCTGGTGGGCACGACGCTCGGCATCGTGGCCGGATCGGCGCGCGGCCGGATCGACGGCGCCATCATGCGCGGCGTCGACGTGCTCCTGTCGATCCCGCAGCTGCTCCTGTCGCTCAGCATCGTCATCCTGCTCGGCTTCGGCATCGTCAACGCGGCCATCGCGGTCGGCATCACGTCCATCGCCAGCTTCGCGCGGCTCGCCCGCTCCGAGGTGGTGCGGGTGCGCGCCAGCGACTACGTCGAGGCGGCGTTCGGCAGCGGCGGAACCTTCGGCCGCGTGCTGCTGCGCCACATCCTACCGAACTCGCTGACCTCGGTGATCGCCTTCGCGGCCCTGCAGCTCGGCTGGGCCATCCTGACCATCTCCACCCTGGGCTTCCTCGGCTACGGGGCGCCGCCGCCCACACCGGAATGGGGCCTGCTGATCGCCGAGGGGCGCAACTACCTGGCGCGCGCCTGGTGGCTGACGACGGTGCCGGGCATCGTGGTGATCCTCGTCGTCCTGTCGGCGAACCGCATCAGCCAGTCCTTCGGAAAGGCCCGCCCATGA